In Candidatus Bathyarchaeota archaeon, a single genomic region encodes these proteins:
- a CDS encoding corrinoid protein, whose translation MASLKDAILQMKDVEEVKKCVIDELKSGLEPIKIVNELAETLLKVGEKYENGEYFLSELMMAGILATEVINLLEPYLAKDQESETKMKIVIGTVKGDIHDIGKNIVIMMLRAVGFQVLDLGVDVSVEKFMDSIRNERPKVLGMSALLTSTINEMKIVIDALENEGLRESVKIIIGGRPVSEEFAQEIGADGYGRDSVDAIKVVKKFID comes from the coding sequence AGATGAAGGATGTTGAAGAAGTAAAGAAATGCGTTATTGATGAATTAAAATCTGGATTGGAGCCAATAAAAATTGTGAATGAGCTAGCTGAAACATTATTGAAGGTTGGCGAAAAATATGAGAATGGAGAATACTTCCTTTCAGAGTTGATGATGGCGGGCATATTAGCTACAGAAGTAATCAACCTGCTTGAACCTTACTTAGCCAAAGATCAAGAAAGCGAAACTAAAATGAAAATTGTTATCGGTACTGTTAAAGGAGATATACATGACATAGGTAAAAATATCGTTATCATGATGTTGCGTGCTGTAGGTTTTCAAGTTTTAGATCTTGGTGTAGATGTGTCAGTCGAGAAGTTCATGGATTCTATTAGGAATGAACGACCAAAAGTCCTTGGAATGTCCGCTCTTCTGACATCTACAATTAATGAGATGAAAATTGTTATCGATGCTTTAGAAAACGAAGGTCTAAGGGAAAGTGTTAAAATAATCATCGGTGGCAGGCCTGTTTCAGAAGAATTTGCACAAGAGATTGGTGCTGATGGATATGGTAGGGATTCAGTAGACGCAAT